The Fortiea contorta PCC 7126 genome has a segment encoding these proteins:
- a CDS encoding DUF5895 domain-containing protein, with product MKASAKFDFEDEKFNAPPYKVIPWCQMINPRYGADGLQPHGLAIKLDNANAVGFQPDENWQQIEHEFSSGNETVFMSTSPSLVIVRRGPLSVKDRETGIKLGTLKDNYDAFLADKLKFKTFTRYLIFIVGENKKFLHDLPLQLTLNGAAGASFSKSYCEFQQGKVTGGFVAELEKTYAGYRKQPLTPKGPLFHAHGIFSPIIECEERGIEPNTVLVASTVNFKHPTVGTLTQYLIASDSQESAIICKAFEEHKEFGKETVKIETPKLEMAGVSNSYVYADEDDFAYPPY from the coding sequence ATGAAAGCATCTGCTAAGTTCGACTTTGAGGACGAGAAATTTAATGCACCCCCTTATAAAGTCATCCCCTGGTGTCAGATGATTAATCCTCGGTATGGCGCAGATGGACTCCAACCCCACGGTTTAGCGATTAAACTGGATAATGCGAATGCTGTTGGTTTTCAGCCTGATGAAAATTGGCAGCAAATAGAACATGAGTTTAGCTCTGGTAATGAAACGGTATTCATGAGTACCTCACCTAGCTTAGTGATCGTGCGCCGGGGGCCATTATCTGTCAAAGACAGGGAAACTGGTATTAAGTTAGGTACACTAAAAGATAATTATGATGCTTTTCTCGCAGACAAGCTGAAATTTAAAACCTTCACTCGCTACTTAATTTTTATAGTCGGAGAAAACAAAAAATTTCTACACGATTTACCACTGCAGTTAACTCTCAATGGTGCTGCTGGAGCGAGTTTCAGTAAATCTTATTGTGAATTTCAACAAGGCAAAGTCACTGGTGGCTTTGTTGCCGAATTAGAAAAGACTTATGCTGGATATCGTAAGCAACCTTTGACACCGAAAGGGCCGCTGTTCCACGCCCACGGGATTTTTTCGCCGATAATTGAGTGTGAAGAACGGGGTATCGAACCAAATACAGTTTTGGTTGCTTCTACCGTCAACTTCAAACATCCCACCGTCGGGACTTTAACTCAATATTTGATTGCTTCCGACTCCCAGGAATCTGCAATTATCTGCAAAGCTTTTGAAGAACACAAAGAGTTTGGTAAGGAAACAGTGAAAATAGAAACGCCTAAATTAGAAATGGCGGGGGTTTCTAATTCTTACGTTTACGCAGATGAAGACGATTTTGCATATCCGCCGTATTAG
- a CDS encoding DUF4351 domain-containing protein has product MEIVTSWMQEGIERGLVQGRQQGELALIKRLLNRRFGSLTPQLQERIQSLSVAELEDLGEALLDFSTVADLEAWLSDR; this is encoded by the coding sequence ATGGAAATTGTTACTAGCTGGATGCAAGAAGGTATTGAACGAGGACTAGTTCAGGGAAGACAGCAGGGAGAATTAGCACTGATTAAGCGCCTGCTAAATCGCCGCTTTGGTTCCCTAACTCCCCAGTTACAGGAAAGGATTCAGAGTTTATCTGTAGCTGAGTTGGAGGATTTGGGTGAAGCGTTGTTGGATTTTTCTACTGTTGCTGATTTAGAAGCTTGGTTGAGTGATAGGTAG
- a CDS encoding IS701 family transposase, translated as MKETTPTAMPPCFEKWCQRFDDVFNHQAQKREFRHYLGGLLGESERKNLLQMAGNAIGVNYHRLHHFLTDAPWSAKKLNERRLEVMNKCSQTRINRGFSLIIDDSGHRKSGNLTEGVGRQYIGEIGKTDNGIVVVTSHLYDGRKSLPLDIELYQHADSLPQGKQDPLFEKKTEIAIKLIDQTRERGYQPGIVIVDAGYGNNTSFLLELEKRNLKYLGGVAKNRKVTISNQGNYQQTIRLDELAQTLPQEAFSEIKLKLDKSRTVWVATRLVEISRLEGQRSIAIVMNADTFSNATDIDYFITNVSTSVVTPEWIVNTYSQRNWVEVFYREAKGFLGLKEYQVRDKTSLIRHFILVFCAYTFILWHQLTGGLRRRWATKPLNTFTDALEAFRTAISFRFFEWLTINRDVFASHKASFGFIWA; from the coding sequence ATGAAAGAGACAACTCCCACAGCCATGCCCCCATGCTTTGAAAAATGGTGTCAAAGGTTTGATGATGTATTTAATCATCAAGCGCAAAAAAGGGAGTTCAGACATTATTTAGGGGGATTATTGGGGGAAAGTGAGAGAAAAAACCTGTTACAGATGGCAGGAAACGCCATAGGGGTGAATTACCATAGATTACACCACTTTTTAACAGATGCACCTTGGTCGGCTAAAAAGCTGAATGAAAGACGCTTGGAGGTAATGAACAAGTGTAGTCAAACTAGAATTAATCGGGGATTTAGCTTGATAATTGATGATTCAGGGCATAGGAAAAGTGGTAACTTGACTGAAGGAGTTGGAAGACAATATATTGGAGAAATCGGTAAGACTGATAATGGAATAGTAGTGGTAACAAGTCATTTATATGATGGCAGAAAAAGCCTACCATTAGATATAGAGTTATATCAGCACGCTGATTCATTACCACAGGGGAAACAAGACCCATTATTTGAGAAGAAAACCGAGATAGCAATTAAGTTAATAGACCAAACAAGAGAGCGAGGATATCAACCAGGAATAGTAATTGTAGATGCGGGATATGGTAACAATACATCATTCCTATTAGAACTAGAAAAGCGAAACTTAAAGTATTTAGGAGGAGTAGCCAAAAATCGGAAAGTCACAATTAGTAACCAAGGAAATTATCAACAAACAATCAGGCTAGATGAATTAGCACAGACGTTGCCCCAAGAAGCTTTTAGCGAAATTAAACTCAAATTAGATAAATCCCGAACAGTGTGGGTAGCAACAAGACTTGTAGAGATATCACGTCTAGAGGGACAGCGAAGTATAGCTATCGTGATGAATGCTGATACTTTCTCAAATGCCACTGATATCGACTATTTTATCACTAATGTTTCTACATCTGTTGTCACTCCAGAATGGATAGTCAACACCTATTCTCAACGAAATTGGGTGGAAGTTTTCTATCGAGAAGCCAAAGGCTTTCTCGGATTAAAAGAATATCAAGTCCGAGATAAAACTAGTCTCATACGACATTTTATCCTGGTTTTTTGTGCCTATACTTTTATTCTTTGGCATCAGCTGACTGGGGGTTTGAGACGTAGGTGGGCAACTAAACCTTTGAACACTTTTACTGATGCTTTAGAAGCGTTTAGAACAGCGATTTCTTTCCGTTTTTTTGAATGGCTAACCATTAATCGTGACGTATTTGCCTCTCATAAAGCCAGTTTCGGCTTTATTTGGGCTTAA